The Stigmatella aurantiaca DW4/3-1 genome contains the following window.
ACATCCCCCGAGAGCGTGGCCCCGGGGCGAAGCTCCGCGGTGAGCTTCAGCGTCTGCCCATCCTCCACGTTCACCTGCTGCCGGTCCGAGGGCTGGTAATCCGGATGGGAAGCCACCATCCAGTAGGAGCCCGTGGGGAGGCCGCGCATGGGCACCACACCATCCGGACCGGAAGGCCGGTCACTGCGGAAGATGCCCTGGGATTCGATCCAGAGGACGACATCGGCGCCCTCGACCCGCCGGCCCTCGGCGCTCACCGTGATCTCCATGGCGGCGGCAGGCTCCAGCTCCAACCGCACATTGGACGCGGGCGCCGTCACCTTGAGCCGCCCCCCACCCCACTCCGAGTGGTGCGCGTGCAGCTCGTACAATCCCGGCGTCGGCACCTGGGCGGAGAAGTGACCGTCCGCATCCGCCAGCACCGCGTCCCCCGTGGGCTGGACCAGCACCGAGACACCCGGGGCCGGCCGGCCATACTCGTCCATCACCTGGCCGGAGATGAGGGTCGCCCGCGCCATCTCCAACTCCAGGGACGTCTCTCCCGCCTTCACGCGCGCGGGCAACTCCACATCCCGGAAGCCCTCCGCGTGGCCCACCAGCGTGTAGTCCCCCACGCCCAGCGGGCCCAGCTCCACGAGCGCTCCCGTCTGCACCTTCTCGTGGCGAATCACCTCGCCCTTGTTGGTGCGCAGCGTCACCTCGGGTTGCGGCACGGGCTCTCCCGCCTCGTCCACCACGGTGACGAACAACCGGCCCGCCTCCTCCAGCTCCAGCGTCACCTGCGTCACGGCCTCGTCCAGGGTGACGATGCGCGGCACGGACCCCAGGCTCCCCGCCTCCGCCGTGACCACGACCTCGTCCGGAAACAGGCCAGTGAACCGCGCGGGCGCGCCTTCCGCACGGGCTTGCCGCGCGAGGTGATCCGCCTTCAGCCGCACCGTGGCGGCCGCGGGCGCGCCGTCCCGCGTCACCCGGACCTCCAGCGTCCGGGCGGGGCTCAACCGCAGGCGCACCGTCTGGGGTCCCGCCTCCACCTGGGGCGCCACCGCGGGCAGGAACCCCGCGGCACTGGCCAGCACGTAGAAGGGCCCTTCGCCCAGCCCATCCAGCGTGAACAACCCCTCCCCCGCAGCCTTCGCCTCATAGGGCAAAGCCGTGCGGCGGGACACCGCGTGGATGCGGGCGCCCGGCACCGGCCGGCCCGCGTCGTCCACCACCTGGCCATGAATGGTGCGCAGCGCGGGCAGGTACAGCTCCACTGCCTCACCGGGAGCGGCCCGCTCGCGCATCGCCGCGCCGAACCCCGGGGCCTTCGCCCACACCGAGAACGAAACGCCCGCCAGACGGTCGAAGCGGAACTTCCCTTCCGCATCCGTGCGCACCGTGGCCCGGGGCGTGAGAAAGCCTTGTTGCTGCTCAAAGAAGGCCAGGGCGTGGAGGCTGCTCTCGTGGGCCGGACAGGCCAGCAGCGCTTGCCCACACTCATCGCAGCGCACGGAGGTGATCGTCTTCTGGGCACTCGCCGCGAGGAAGACCTCGGCATCGGAGACGGGACGGCCGGAGGGATCCAGCACCCGGCCGGTGAGCGTGAGCCCCTCGGCCTCGCCCGAGGACACCTCCACCGATTGAAACTCCGGAAGGGCCCGGGACGCGGGCGCCGGGAGGGACGTGACGTCCCTCGACGAGGAGGGGTCGGCACTGGGCCAGAGCAGGGCCACGCACACGACCGCCAGGACGGACGACGCCCCTATGAAGAGCCATTTCCGCATTGGATGCCGGGCGGGACCTTACCCTGCGCCGGCAGGGGGAACCTTCCTTCTTTCCAGGAAATTCCCCACCGTGCAATTAAGAATACTTCACTGAATCCACGGGAGCGCCGGAGGCATCTTCTGTCTCAAGGAGAAGCTCGATGGCATCCGTGAAAGCAATCATCGGAAGCGCGCTGGGACGGTTTGTTTTCCATGACGCCTCCGTGGTGGGCATCCGCGACGTGGCACCCCGGTTTCGGCGGGTCGACCTTGAGGGCCCGGCGCTCCAGGGCATCCGCTGGGAAGCAGGCGACAAGGTCCAGGTCTTCCTGCCCGAGACCGGCATGCGGACCTACACGCCCCTTTCCTGGGACGCGCAAAAGGGCGCCACGGCGTTCCTCATCTACCTCCACGGAGAGGCCCCGGGAGCGGTGTGGGGACGGACACTCCAGCAAGGCACGCGGGTCCAGTTCTTTGGGCCCCGGCGCTCCGTGTCCCTGGGCGATTCCTCCGCGCCCCTCCTCTTCTTCGGGGACGAGACCTCGTTCGGGGTGGCCCATGCGCTCAAGCAGGCCCACGCCCAGCGCGACCTGACGTGCGTCTTTGAAGTCACGCGGCGCGCCGACTGCGCGGAGGCGCTGCGCGAGTTCGGCTTCGAGGACTCGGACGTCGAACGCTCGGCGGGCGACGCGCACCTGGCCGAGGTCCACGAGCGGCTCAAAGGCGTGCTCCAGGCGCGCAAGGAGGCCCGTCTGGTACTGACGGGCAAGGCCCAGTCCATCCAAGCCCTCCGGGCGCGGCTTCGGTCCGAGGGCCTCCCCTCTCCCACCCAGGTCAAGGCGTATTGGTCTGTCGGGAAAACAGGTTTGGATTGATTTTCAAAGAATTCATGTTATCGCGCGTCTTTCGGGTGAGGCAGTCCCACGAAAGGCGGTGCACTGGTGAGTCAACGATCCCTGAGGCAAGCACACCGGCGGTTCCCCCACGGTTTGAAAGCAGCCAGCCTGGCTTTGCTGTGGCCACTCTGGACACCGCAGGCACTGGCCGCCACGCCCCCTTCGGACTACGTGAACGCGCTGCGCGGGAGTAATTCCGGCGGTGCGTACTCCCGGGGCAACACGTTCCCGGCGGCAGCGGTGCCCTTCGGCTTCAACTTCTGGACGCCGATGACCGATGCGAACTCGAAGAGCTGGATCTACGACTACACCCGGAGCGCGATCCAGGCCTTCACCATCAGCCACATGCCGAGCCCCTGGATGAGCGATCGCCAGACGTTCCAGGTCATGCCCCAGTCGGGCGCGGTGACCGTGGATCGCGCGGCCCGGGGCGCGGCCTTCAGCCACGCGAACGAAACGGCCAAGGCGCACCACTACAGCGTGAAGTTCAACAGCGGCCTCCAGACCGAGATCGCTCCGACGGACCACGGGGCGTCCTGGCAGTTCACCTTTCCGGGCACGGCGTCCTACCTGCTGTTCGACACCGCGGACGGCATCGGCGGCTCGATCTCCATCGACCGGACCAACGGCGTCGTCTCTGGCTACACGGACCACTCGACCGGCTGGGGCCCCGCGCCCCGCATGTTCTTCTACGCGAAGTTCAGCAAGGCGATCACGGACTCGCTGAACGTGACGGGCCAGCGTGCCGTCACCTCGTGGATCCGCTTCAACACCTTCGCGGGCGAGAAGGTGACGATGTCGATCGCCACGTCCTTCATCAGCGTGGCCCAGGCACAGTCCAACCTCGCGCAGGAGATCGGCACCAAGAGCTTCGACACCGTCAAGCAGGAAGCCCAAAGCGCCTGGGACAGCGTGCTGGGCAAGATTGAGGTGGAGGGCGCCACGGAGGATCAGAAGACCATCCTCTACTCCAACCTGTACCGGGCCTTCTTGTACCCGAACTCCGCCTGGGAGAACGTGGGCGGCACGCCCAGCTACGCCAGCCCGTACGCGAGCGGCCACCCGGTGAAGACCGGCAAGGTCTACGTCAACAACGGCTTCTGGGACACGTACCGGACCACCTGGCCGCTGTACACGCTGCTCATCCCCAACAAGACCGGCGAGATGCTCGACGGGTTCGTCAACGGCTACAAAGACGGAGGGTGGGTCACGCGCTGGTCCGCGCCCGGATACGCCAACATCATGGTGGGGACCAACTCGGACGTCATCTTCGCCGACGCCTACCTGAAGGGCGTGCGCAACTTCGACGTCCCCGCCGCGTACGACTCGATGCTGCGCAACGCGGCGACCTACAGCAGCGATCCGGCCCGGGGCCGCAAGGGCATGAACCGCTCCGTCTTCCTGGGCTACACTCCGCAAGACGTGGTGGGCGAGTCGACGTCCTGGTCCCTGGAGGGCTACCTCAATGACTTCGGCATCGCCCAGCTGGCCCAGGCCCTGGGCAAGACCGAAGACGCCCAGTACTACCTGAACCGCTCCCTGAACTACGTCAACCTCTTCTCGCCTTCCGTGGGGTTCTTCCGCGGCAAGAACGCGAACGGCACCTGGCGGACCTCCGACGCGGACTTCAAGGCGAACCGGTGGGGCTGCGAGTACACCGAGGGCAACGCGTGGCACTACAGCGTGCTCGCGCCCCAGGACGGCCTGGGGCTGGCCAACCTCTATTCGGGCAAGAGCGGCCTGGCCAACAAGATCGATGCCTTGTTCGCGGCGCCCCGCGACTACGACGTGGGCTGCTACGGCGGCGTCATCCACGAGATGAAGGAGGGGTACGACGTGAACATGGGGCAGTACGCCCACTCCAACCAGCCCGTGCACCACACGCTCTACATGTACAGCTACGCGGGCACCCCCTGGCGGATCCAGGAGCGTGTCCGGAACATCCTCAACACCCAGTACCAGTCGGGCCTCATCAACGGCGGGTACGGCTACCTGGGCGACGAGGACAACGGGGAGCTGTCGGCGTGGTACCTCTTCAGCGCGATGGGCTTCTACCCCGTCAGCATGGGCCGGCCGGAGTATGCGATCGGCGCGCCGTTCTTCACGAAGATGACCGTCCACCTGGAGAACGGGGCGAACCTCGTCATCAACGCCCCGAACGTCAGCGACACGAACCGCTACATCCAGAGCGTGACCCTGAACGGCCAGCCCTATACCCGGAACTACCTGCCGCACAGCGCGCTCGCGAACGGCGCCACGCTCCAGTTCACGATGGGCCCCTCGGCCACCAACTGGGGCTCGGCCAGCAGCGATCTGCCCCCCTCCATCACCACGGGCTCTTCCATCGCGCAGCCGCTGGCCGATGTCGCCCGGGGCGGCATGGTCTCCGCCAGCGCGGACAACGCGGCGAGCAGCGAGGGCGCCGCGCAGGGCTTCGACGACAACTCGCTGACGAAGTGGCTCGCCTTCCAGTCCACGCCGTGGATCCGCTACCAGCTCTCGGGCGGGGCCAAGACGGTCAAGATGTACACCCTGACGTCCGCCAATGACTTTCCAGGCAGGGATCCGAAGAGCTGGTCGCTTCAGGCCTCCAACGATGGCTCTTCCTGGGTCACCCTGGATACACGGACAGGACAGGACTTCCCGTGGCGATACCAGACACGCGCATTCGCGCTGAACAACAACACGCCCTACAGTCACTACCGGCTGCAGATCAACGAGACCCACGGCGACTCGATCACCCAGCTGGCGGAGATCGAGCTGCTCGGGAGGTAGTGCGGCCCGGCGTTCACCACCGCTTCTGTCTGAAAGTGAGGACCACGTGATGATTCGATCCACTGTCTTCCGGATGAGCTCCTCGGCCCTGCTGGCCGGTCTGATGCTCGTGGGGACGGGTTGCAAGAGTGAGAAGAAGTCCGAGACCGGCGGAGACACCGCCGCGAAACCGGCGGCCCCGCAGGAGCTGACCATTGCCCTGCTGCTGCCCGAGTCGAAGACGATGCGCTATGAGTCCTTCGACCGCCCGTACTTCGAGCAGAAGGTCCGGCAGCTGTGCTCGGAATGTAAGATCATCTACAGCAACGCGGACCAAGACGCATCCAAGCAACAGAACCAAGCCGAGGCGGCGCTGACCAATGGCGCCAAGGTGCTGGTGCTCGATCCCGTGGACTCCCTGTCGGTGGTCTCCGTCGTGGCCCGCGCCCGTCAGTCGAAGATCCCGGTCGTCAGCTACGACCGCCTGATCCTCAACGCGGACGTCGACTACTACATCTCGTTCGACAACGAGAAGATCGGCCAGCTCCAGGGCCAGGCGCTGGTCGACAAGCTCAAGGCGGACGGCAAGGACAAGGGCACCATCGTGGTGATCAATGGCTCGCCCACGGACAACAACGCGAAGCTTTACAAGAACGGCGCGCACAGCGTCATCGACGGGAGCGGCCTGGTGATCGGGGCCGAGTACGACACGCCGGACTGGAGCCCCGACAAGGCCCAGCAGCAGATGGAGCAGGCCATCACCAAGCTGGGCAAGAGCGCCATCGCCGGCGTGTACGCGGCCAACGATGGCATGGCGGGCGGCGCGATCGCCGCGATGAAGGCCGCGGGATTCAACCCGCTGCCCCCCGTCACCGGCCAGGACTCGGAGCTGGCCGCGATCCAGCGCGTCGTCGCCGGAGAGCAGTACATGACCATCTACAAGGCGATGAAGATGGAAGCCGAGGCGGCCGCCGAGGTGGCGGTGGCGCTCGCGCGGGGTGGCCAACCCTCCGCCGACAAGGTCAACGGCAAGGTCAACAACGGCATGAAGGACGTGCCCTCCATTCTTCTGACCGCGGGCACGGTCACCAAGGACAACGTGAAGAGCACGGTGGTGGCCGACGGGTTCTGGAAGGCCGAGCAGATCTGCGAGGGAGCCTACAAGGACGCCTGCGCGGCGGCGCAGGTTCAGTAGCCTCCGGGGGAGGAGCGCCGATGCGCCGCACCGGCGCTCTCCTCACCGCGCGGACGATGGGTCCATGAAGGTGTGCCGCTCCAGGTCGATGAAGAGGACGGCGAACGAGCGCACCTTGATGGCCAGGCTCTGCGCCATGAAGTTCAGGTCCGGGTCGTGGGGAGCCCGGTGGAGGGAATCCAGCACCTGCCAGTCCCCCTCCGTGAGCTTGCGCATGAGGAACTTCTCCCAGTTCTTCTGCGCATCCAGCGTGGGCATGGAGGGAATGCCCCCCTTGTCGAAGAACCGGGACAGCAGCCCATCGAGCACCTGGCGGGCATTGCCCTCGCTGAGCTGGAGACTCTGGAGCGAGGCCTTCATCTCCTGAGGGTTGCCCCCCAGGTGCTGCGAGAGCAGCGTTCCCCCCGTGCTGCGCCGCGCGGGCCAGTAAGCGTTCTGCGCCAGGGTCCTCGTCTGGCAGAACGCCTCCCTCACCACGGGCTTCAGCGAGGAGGGCACCCGGCTGGAAAAGGCCTCGAACGCATCGGCGATCTCCAGCCAGAACCGATCGATGAGCAGCGCGCCCTCGGCGACCCCCTGGGCCCGCTCTGGAATGCCCGCCAGGGCCAACGCCCAGTCTTTCGGATTCACCCGCCTGCCGTGCAAATCCCTCCGGGCGATGACCTTGGAGAGGTTGTCCAGCAACCGGATCTCCTGGAAGGGGAAGCCGAAGAGGGCCGCCACCCGCTCCAGCCTCGCCATGCCGTCCACCGCGAATCCGAACTCCTCGGACAGCCTGCCCCCCGAGGCCGCGCCGATGAGGCTGGAGGCAGCCTTCACATACGCGACAGCCACCTGGGGGGAGCCTCCCGTCCAGTCCGCCGCCACGAGCGGCAAGGCGCTCTTGAGGGCCCCCACCGCCTCCCGGGCCGCCACCACCTTGGGCGCATCTTCAGCCCGAGGCCTCACCATCCCCTCGAGCAGCACCCCCAAGGCCTTGAGGCTCCCAGGGAGCACGCCGCCCTTCATGGGCGTGCGGACAGGCCCCTTGGGCTCGGCGCGGGCATGAACGAGGCTCGCGGCCACGGAGCCAAGGAGCTTCCGCTCCGGCTCGGTGAAGAAAGCAAGCGCCTGCCGCAGTCCAATTTCAAACTTCCGCCGGTTCGCGTTCCACACTTCCAGGGATGCGCTCAACCCATTGCGCATGGCCACGAGCGCATGAAGCGCTTGCATCGCATCCTGAAGCAGCACCGGGCGAGAGCCGGGCGCGTAGCTCCCGGCCACGCGCTCGAGGGCGGAGTCCACATCACGCCTGTCCACGGGTCCCCAGCTCAGGCGCTCGACCACGGACATGAGCTGGGCACGGGCTTGCGCCTCTTCGAGTCTCTGAACAGCAGACAAGGCTGCCGCCCGAGCCTGGACGCGTAGAAACATGGACTCCCCCCCGGTAAAGCACTCCAACCAATTCTCTCGTGAATGGCCGCAGGTTGCGATGCCGTGAATCGCCGGTTCAACAGTTTCGCCTTGGCGTTTACATTCCCGTCATCTGAGGCGAGGCAATCCGCAGCAAGGGGGGCTCGGAGGCATAGAGCAACTTATAAGCGCTGTAGCTGCCCAGCACGCGCTTCACATACTCGCGTGTCTCCTCGAAGGCGATGTGCTCCACCCACTCGTCGAGCTCCGCCTGAGGCAGTGCCCGCTGCCAGCGCTCCACCGCCATGGGGCCCGCGTTGTAGGCGGCCACCGCGAAGGCTGGGTTGCCTCCGAAGCGCTTGAGCAGTTGGCCCAGGTAGGCAGAGCCCAACCGGACATTGTCGGCTGGCTGGAACAGCACCTGTTCCGACACCGCCGGGAGCTGGAGCGAGGCGGCCACTTCGCGCGCCGTGGCGGGCATGAGCTGCGCGAGCCCCAGCGCGCCGGTGGAGGAGCGCGCCCGGGGGTTGAACCGGCTCTCCTCGCGAATGAGCCCTTGCAGCAGATCCGGATCCACCCGGGCCGCCTTGGCCTGGCGCTCGATGATGGAGCGGTATGCGAGCGGCCAAGTGGCCTCCCAGATGGGCCGGGACGCGGGGCTCAAGGGCCCCCGCACCTCTTCATGAAGCGAGGTCCGGGCCACCCGGCGCGCGGCCCATCCCCGCCCGGAGCGCTGGAGAATCTGGAAGACCAGCCGCGCGGGCTCCTCCGACAGCGAGCGGTGGTCCACGGCGAGCAGTTCCTCCACCGCACCGGGGAGCCCCAGCCGGAGCAACTCCACGCCCGCGGCGAAGCGGGCATCCCGCTTGAGGGAGCCCAAGGACAGGGGCCAGAGCTCGGTGGGAACCTCGTCGATGGTTTCCACCGCCGCCGGGGCCTTCTGGAAGGGGGACTTGAACGCCGCCAGACGGTCCGGCGAGAGCGTCACGAGCCGCGAGCGGGCCAGCATCCCGTACCAGCTCGCCGGGCGCTCGGTGGCGATGCGCTCGTAAGCGCTCAGCGCGGGCTCCAGGTTCTTCTGGGACTCCAGCACCCTCGCCTGCCAGTACCGGGCTCTCCAGAGCGCCTCGTCCGTCCGCGCCACGAGCGGCAACTCCTCCACCGCCTGAAGCGACGCCAGCGCGGCCGCGGGAGCCCCTGCCCGCTGGTGAAGCCAGAACGCCCGGAAGAGGGCCTCGGAAGCGAAGTTTCCCGCCGGGTAGCGCCGAGCCACTTCCTCGTAGTGCGCCAGGGCCACCTCGGGCTGAAAGGTCCGCTGCTCGAGCCATGCCTCGAAGAAGAGGGCATCGTCGGCGTAGCCATGCTCCGGATAGTCCCGCGCCAGCGTGGCATAGGTGGAGATGGCGGTCTCCGGGTCCACCACGGACTGCGAGTAGCCCAGCACATAGAGCGCCTGGGGTCTGACCTCGGGCGAGTCGCACTGCTGCGCCACCGGCGTCAGCACCTGGATGGCCTGACGGTGCTTGCGCTCCTTGCGCAGGGCCCGGCCATAGGTCAGGTGCGCGCTGCACGCCAGCGGGTCCGGCAAGGCCACATGGGGCAGCACCCGGTCGATCAGCTCCATGGCGGAGACGTTGTGGTGCAGCTCCACGAGGGCCTCGCCCCGGCGCACCCGCCACTTGAGGGGCAGCGGCAGGCCCGCCAGCCGCCGCCGGGCATTCTCCGCCTCGCGCGACATGGGATGGGTGGCCCACACCTCCAGCAGCGCGCGGTGCTCCACGTTGTAGAGCCCCTGCTTGCGCGCCAGATCGCAGGTCTTCATCAGCGCCTTCATGCGCACGGCATCCGGCCCCCGGCTCTGGCGGCTCTGGATGAGTTCCTCGAGCGCCCCCAGCGCCCCGGTGACGTCGCGCTGGCGCTCGAGCACCCGCGCCAGACTGAAGCGCGCCTCGGGATACAAAGGAGAGCCCACGCTCACGGCGCGGTACTGCCCCGCCGCGAGCTCCCAGCGCCGCAGCCGCTCATAGGCCTGGGCCGACCGCAGCAGACAGTGCTCTCTCAGCGCCCCGTATGCGTCCGCCAGGACGGCGAACTCCTCGGCCGCGGCGGCGAAGTCCTTTCCCTGAAAGGCGCTCTGCGCGCTCAGGAAGCGAACCGGCAACGTGGGTTCCTCCCGCGCGAGGAGCGCCCGCACGCGGCGGTAGCGGCCCCGGCTGAACTCCGCCCGGGCCTGCGCCAGCGTTCCCTGTGAAAAGTGCGAGGTGAGCTGCTCCAGCCCGAAGGACTCTCCGGAGAGATCTCCGTCCGGGGGCTGCTCGGTGGGCGAGTCGAGCAATTGCTCCAGTTGCTCTTCCGAGAGCACCTCGCCCGTGGCCTCTTCCCCCGGCGCCTGAGCCCATGCCGGAAGCCCCGTCAGTGCCCCTGCGTAAACCAGGAGCACCATCACCGCGTCTCGACGACATTCGACCATGCCAGCTCCCGTGCGACCGAGTGGGGCTGACATGGATTGTCACGAACCGCGATCGGGGAACTGGCGCACCGCTCCTCGCGGACGCGCCCGTCTTCCAGATGATACCCCGGAGGGTCATGCCCCCGGGGCGGTGCACGAAAAGCGACGGGGCACGCACCGCGCCCACAAGGAGCTTCCGTGCGACGCGAGCGGCGCGAGTAGCGGTTGGGCCTACCTGCGCATCCTCACACCGTCACCCGACCACTCACTCCTCGGCGAAGGGCTGAATGGCCTGCGCGACGGCCAGCTCCTGCCGGGCCTCGCTCAGCTCCGAGTTCGTCGCGCGCAGCCGGTCCGACAACACCTGCACGAAGCTCCAGAGCATCTTCACCGCGAGGATGGACTCGCGCTTCATCAGGCTCATCAGGTCGGGCCGGGCAATCACCATCGTCCGCGTGGGCTCGGTAGCGCGCACCGTGGCCGAGCGGGGCGCATTGTCGATGAGCCCCATCTCTCCGAAGTGCCCTCCAGCGCGCAGCTCGGCGATCTCCACGCCGTTCTTCTCGATGACCACCCGGCCGCGAATGACGACGAACAACTCCTCGCCCGGCTGGCCCTCCACGACGATCTCCCGCCCCGCGGGGAACGTGCGCGTGGTGGCGATGGAGAGCACCGCCGTCTGCTCCTTGTAGGTGAGGTGCCGGAACAGGGGAATCTTGCGCAGCGCCTCCATGCGCGACTGCGCCTCGCTCGTCTCCTCACTGGCGACGGCGCCATCCCCGGCCACCTTCACCACCACGGCGGTGATGTTGTCCTTGCCACCCCGCTCGTTGGCCGTCTCGATGAGCCGCTTGGGCAGGTCCGCGATGGCCACCCCGGCGACCATGGGCAGCATCTCCTCGTCCTCCAGATAGCCGTGCAGGCCGTCCGAGCAGAGGATGAAGACGTCTCCGGGCGCCAGCTCCACGATGAGCGTGTCGACCTGGACAGACTCCTGGATGCCCACCGCGCGGGTGATGACGTTGCGGTACTGGGAGCTGGCCGCCTGCTCCTTGGTGATGGTGCCCGCCTTGAGCTGCGCGGCCACCAGGGTGTGGTCCTCGGTCAGGCGGTGACATTGGCCGTGCCGCACCAGGTACACCCGCGAATCTCCCACGTGGCCGATGACGCCCTTGTTGCCGCTGAGCGCCAGGCACACGAACGTGGTGCCCATGCCGCGCTTGGTCGCGTCCGCCATGGCCATCCGGTAGATGTCCGCGCACGCGCGCTGGATGGCCACTTCCATCAGGGCCGCGGCGGCCGCGCGACTGTCCTGGGAGGGGTTGCTCGCCAGATCCTTCAGAAGGTGCTTGTTCGCGGCGATGTGCTGCTTGACCGCCTCGGTGGCCCGCGCACTGGCGACCTCGCCCGCGGCGTGCCCCCCCATGCCGTCCGCGACGATGTACAGACCAAGCGCTGGGTCCACCAACATCGCATCTTCGTTGTGCTGGCGCTTCCGGCCGACGTCGGTCAAACCGAATGCTTCTGTGGTCAAGGCCAAAGCGGCGCTCTCCCGTGACTCCGAGGGGTTGCTCCGCACGTTACGCAGCCCACCAAAGGCCTTGCAAGGTTCCCCATCAGGTGGGGTGAAGGAACGCGGTCCATGCATCAGGGAAACAACCGGGGACAGTCCGGACACGAAGTAAAACAGGACCTTCCCAGGGCTCCGCCCCCCTCCCCTCCCCCA
Protein-coding sequences here:
- a CDS encoding Stp1/IreP family PP2C-type Ser/Thr phosphatase → MALTTEAFGLTDVGRKRQHNEDAMLVDPALGLYIVADGMGGHAAGEVASARATEAVKQHIAANKHLLKDLASNPSQDSRAAAAALMEVAIQRACADIYRMAMADATKRGMGTTFVCLALSGNKGVIGHVGDSRVYLVRHGQCHRLTEDHTLVAAQLKAGTITKEQAASSQYRNVITRAVGIQESVQVDTLIVELAPGDVFILCSDGLHGYLEDEEMLPMVAGVAIADLPKRLIETANERGGKDNITAVVVKVAGDGAVASEETSEAQSRMEALRKIPLFRHLTYKEQTAVLSIATTRTFPAGREIVVEGQPGEELFVVIRGRVVIEKNGVEIAELRAGGHFGEMGLIDNAPRSATVRATEPTRTMVIARPDLMSLMKRESILAVKMLWSFVQVLSDRLRATNSELSEARQELAVAQAIQPFAEE